From one Plectropomus leopardus isolate mb chromosome 8, YSFRI_Pleo_2.0, whole genome shotgun sequence genomic stretch:
- the LOC121946567 gene encoding helicase ARIP4-like isoform X2 → MLLLDESESFADQSHSAPFSSENEAQGGDSAAWQCTPPPSTSPSGETPAHPPPSQPVSRPRSRPASQSPSPPSALTGTKKRSSKPAHMRRNIRKLLREHQLEAVTKAAQQDELERRRRLEQQSKQDFPVPLLPEYTTGDVTKHVSSSSASTVSQQEVKSVRQEVICLDSSSTGISEDEGKTDVPASANTEHTHKTDVIDLSSGEDDTVVRISSESVVEEEESELSGAHANDAFNQPDTQGRVLVNINHPTTEKDIFLSPQLARAVKPHQIGGIRFLYDNLVESVERFSSSSGFGCILAHSMGLGKTLQVISFIDVLFRHTQAHTVLAIVPVNTLQNWLSEFNMWVPPPEAVPPDTDSGLVTPRAFKVHILNDEHKNTTTRAKVVEDWSREGGVLLMGYEMYRLLSLKKSFVAGRKKKSKKTTGPVVIDLDEEDRQQELLKGIERALARPGPDVVICDEGHRIKNCHASTSQTLKNIRTRRRVVLTGYPLQNNLIEYWCMVDFVRPDFLGTRQEFSNMFERPILNGQCVDSTPQDVQLMRYRSHVLHSLLEGFVQRRGHDVLKDQLPSKEEHVILVRLSPLQRALYTEFMNRFREAGNTGWLSLNPLKAFCVCCKIWNHPDVLYEALQKENMASDQDLDLDDITSTGPARCPTAPNQKSKPLENPNPIGGLSLNQLQEKANQVITYEWAKDIMYDYKPGILENSAKMVLLFHLIEESVRKGDKILVFSQSLSTLTVIEDFLAKRPVPPSPNTSSRDRPKQNWVRNLNYYRLDGSTTASERERLINQFNDPMNTSAWVFLLSTRAGCLGVNLIGANRVVVFDASWNPCHDAQAVCRVYRYGQRKPCHIYRLVCDFTLEKKIYDRQISKQGMSDRVVDDLNPVLTFTKREVESLLHFVEEEPDPSQVHLQPQDSMESVLRKALHLYPLQITKQPFPHESLLMDRRELKLSKAEKKAAKKGYEEEKRASVPYTRPSYAHYYPASDQSLTNIPAFSQRNWRPPPRTEEKPVASIRPVQSTPVPMMPRQASAGSAPGNDSSGSSLGGFPVNCLQKAGVFVQRIVTTTDIVIPGTNSSIDVQARITAGESIHIIRGTKGTYIRSSDGRIFAIRAANRAKTAEESTTAPPKDSQALSDEVSTNGSNGCLSPDRKQQVPSKPVPRPLSPDSPEIISELQRYTSGSGAGTTAGAGAQPESNMNKLPNTKPAQTNGSSFTGGNLSHHDASVTNVIQPNMDATAAQDLRTGSKRKASTPSMDERPSKQPSADKHSSAPLATKGFPFSGGYGLPPLGLNPAMLGGSLGHPLFMGAGLPYFQPPHTQLGDPSYMYPDLFGLSGSSAVPTSSSSSCSTTTTATAVSSSSSSSSSSASVKAASSVPGALPPFMLSPSMVGMAGMLPPGFPLSYSQSLASLYTGSMLPGGLPGPAATPGPAGASFLSQYPPTAASSSSSSSPSSFSPSARSEGHRGPVLMNGGNVSSASSSDDDDDVIEVRGQ, encoded by the exons ACCAGTCCCACAGTGCCCCCTTCAGCTCCGAGAATGAGGCTCAGGGAGGCGACTCGGCCGCTTGGCAGTGTACCCCGCCCCCATCTACCTCACCTTCAGGGGAGACACCAGCccaccctcctccctcccaGCCCGTGTCCAGACCCCGCTCCAGGCCGGCCAGCCAAagcccctcccctccctccgcCCTGACAGGAACCAAGAAGAGGAGCTCCAAGCCGGCGCACATGAGACGCAACATCAG gAAGTTACTGAGGGAGCATCAGTTAGAGGCTGTGACCAAAGCCGCCCAGCAGGATGAGTTGGAGAGGAGGCGACGTCTGGAGCAGCAGAGCAAACAGGATTTCCCCGTCCCACTGCTGCCTGAATACACAACTG GTGACGTGACAAAGCATGTGTCGTCATCGTCTGCATCAACTGTGTCGCAGCAAGAAGTCAAGTcggtcagacaggaagtgatctGCCTGGACTCCAGCAGCACTGGCATCAGCGAGGACGAAGGCAAGACTGACGTGCCCGCCTCCGCcaacacagagcacacacacaagacag ATGTGATTGATCTGAGCTCAGGCGAGGACGACACTGTCGTCCGCATCAGCAGCGAATCTGTCGTTGAGGAAGAAGAGAGCGAGCTGAGCGGTGCACACGCTAACGATGCCTTCAACCAGCCGGACACTCAAGGCAGGGTGCTGGTCAACATAAACCATCCAACCACAGAGAAAGACATCTTCCTGTCACCTCAGCTGGCACGAGCAGTCAAACCTCACCAG ATCGGTGGAATTCGTTTCCTGTATGACAACCTGGTGGAGTCGGTGGAGCggttcagcagcagcagcggatTCGGCTGCATCCTCGCTCACAGCATGGGCCTGGGCAAAACACTGCAGGTCATCTCCTTCATCGACGTCCTCTTCAGACACACGCAGGCTCACACCGTGCTCGCCATCGTACCT GTGAATACGCTGCAGAACTGGCTGTCAGAGTTCAACATGTGGGTCCCGCCCCCGGAGGCGGTACCTCCAGATACTGACTCGGGACTGGTGACGCCTCGTGCCTTTAAGGTTCACATCCTCAACGATGAACACAA GAACACAACGACCAGGGCCAAGGTGGTGGAGGACTGGTCGCGGGAAGGAGGTGTGCTGCTGATGGGCTATGAGATGTACCGCCTCTTGTCTCTGAAAAAGAGCTTTGTTGCtgggagaaagaagaagagcaaGAAAACCACGGGACCCGTAGTCATCGACCTAGATGAAGAAGACAGGCAGCAGGAACTGCTCAAAG GTATTGAGAGAGCCTTGGCCCGGCCCGGTCCAGACGTGGTGATCTGTGACGAAGGCCATCGCATCAAGAACTGCCATGCCAGCACGTCGCAGACTCTGAAAAACATCCGAACCAGACGCCGCGTGGTCCTGACTGGCTATCCACTCCAGAACAACCTGATCGAGTACTGGTGCATGGTCGACTTTGTCCGACCTGACTTCCTAG GTACGCGGCAGGAGTTCAGTAACATGTTTGAGCGTCCCATTCTGAACGGGCAGTGTGTGGACAGCACACCTCAGGACGTCCAGCTGATGAGGTACAGGAGCCATGTGCTACACAGCCTGCTGGAGGGTTTCGTACAGAG ACGAGGTCATGACGTCCTTAAGGACCAGCTGCCCTCGAAAGAGGAACATGTGATCCTGGTGCGGCTGTCTCCATTGCAGAGGGCGCTGTACACGGAGTTCATGAACCGCTTCAGAGAGGCAGGAAACACCGGCTGGCTCAGCCTCAACCCACTGAAGGCTTTTTGTGTCTGCTGcaag ATTTGGAACCATCCAGACGTGCTGTACGAGGCCTTACAGAAGGAAAACATGGCCAGTGACCAGGACTTAGACCTTGATGACATCACCTCCACAGGCCCCGCCCGATGTCCAACTGCACCCAATCAAAAGTCCAAGCCCCTGGAGAACCCTAACCCCATCGGTGGACTGAGTCTTAACCAGCTACAGGAGAAAGCCAATCAGGTCATCACTTACGAATGG gcaAAGGACATTATGTATGACTACAAGCCCGGCATCCTGGAGAACTCTGCAAAAATGGTGCTACTGTTCCATCTGATAGAGGAGAGCGTCAGGAAGGGAGACAAAATCCTCGTCTTCAG TCAGAGTCTGTCCACACTGACTGTGATTGAGGACTTTCTGGCTAAGAGACCAGTGCCGCCATCGCCCAACACGTCCAGCAGAGACAGACCCAAACAGAACTGGGTTCGCAACCTCAACTACTACA GGTTGGATGGAAGTACCACggcctcagagagagagagactgataAACCAGTTCAACGATCCCATGAACACCTCAGCGTGGGTCTTCCTGCTGTCAACCAG GGCTGGTTGTCTGGGCGTAAACTTGATTGGGGCAAACCGTGTGGTCGTGTTTGACGCCTCCTGGAACCCTTGTCATGACGCCCAGGCTGTGTGCCGCGTCTACCGCTACGGTCAAAGGAAGCCGTGTCATATCTACCGGCTGGTGTGCGACTTTACGTTGGAGAAGAAGATCTATGACCGACAGATCTCCAAACAGGGCATGTCAG ACCGGGTGGTGGATGACCTGAACCCTGTGCTGACCTTCACCAAGAGGGAAGTGGAGTCTCTTCTTCACTTTGTGGAGGAGGAACCGGACCCCTCTCAGGTCCATCTGCAGCCCCAGGACAGCATGGAGAGCGTCCTTCGAAAGGCTCTTCACCTCTATCCTCTCCAGATTACTAAG CAACCATTCCCCCACGAGTCCCTGCTGATGGATCGCAGGGAGCTGAAGCTGAGCAAGGCTGAGAAGAAAGCAGCAAAGAAAGGTTACGAGGAAGAGAAGAGGGCATCTGTGCCATACACCCGCCCTTCCTACGCGCACTACTACCCTGCCAGTGACCAGAGCCTCACTAACATCCCTGCCTTCAGTCAGAGAAACTG GCGCCCTCCTCCTCGCACTGAAGAGAAGCCAGTGGCCAGTATCCGGCCAGTCCAGTCAACTCCAGTTCCCATGATGCCCCGACAGGCGTCTGCAGGCTCGGCTCCAGGCAACGACTCATCAGGTTCCAGCCTCGGAGGTTTTCCTGTCAACTGCCTGCAAAAAGCTGGTGTGTTTGTACAGAGGATCGTCACCACTACTG ACATAGTGATTCCAGGCACCAACAGCTCGATAGATGTCCAGGCCAGGATCACTGCGGGAGAGAGCATCCACATCATCAGAGGCACCAAAG GGACTTACATCAGGTCGTCTGATGGTCGAATCTTTGCCATCAGAGCAGCTAATAGGGCCAAGACTGCAGAGGAGAGCACTACAGCGCCACCCAAAG ACTCCCAGGCCCTATCGGACGAAGTGTCAACCAATGGCAGCAACGGCTGCCTGTCACCTGACAGGAAGCAACAGGTACCCTCCAAGCCTGTGCCCCGCCCCCTTTCACCCGACAGTCCGGAGATCATCAGCGAGTTGCAGCGCTACACGAGTGGCTCAGGAGCTGGCACCACCGCAGGTGCCGGAGCTCAGCCAGAGAGCAACATGAACAAGCTGCCGAACACCAAACCGGCTCAGACCAATGGGAGCAGTTTTACTGGTGGAAATCTGAGCCACCATGATGCCTCCGTGACTAACGTAATCCAGCCCAACATGGACGCCACTGCAGCCCAAGACCTGAGAACAGGCTCCAAGCGCAAAGCCTCCACCCCGTCCATGGACGAGCGACCCAGTAAGCAGCCGTCTGCAGACAAACACTCCTCAGCCCCTCTGGCTACAAAAGGCTTCCCATTCTCCGGGGGCTACGGCCTCCCCCCACTGGGCCTCAACCCCGCCATGTTGGGTGGGTCACTGGGGCACCCGCTCTTCATGGGCGCAGGCTTGCCTTACTTCCAGCCCCCACACACTCAACTGGGGGACCCCAGTTACATGTACCCAGATCTGTTCGGCTTAAGTGGATCCAGCGCAGTCcccacctcttcctcctcctcctgctcgaCGACAACCACCGCGACTGCCGTctcatcgtcgtcatcatcttcatcatcttctgCATCAGTCAAAGCTGCCAGTTCAGTTCCAGGGGCCCTGCCGCCATTCATGCTGAGCCCCAGCATGGTGGGCATGGCCGGGATGCTCCCACCTGGCTTCCCTCTCTCTTACAGTCAGTCTCTGGCAAGCCTCTACACAGGGTCGATGCTCCCGGGCGGACTGCCAGGGCCAGCCGCCACTCCTGGACCAGCTGGAGCCAGCTTTCTCTCCCAGTACCCTCCCACTGCTGCCTCCAGttcttcctcatcctctccctcctctttttccCCCTCAGCGCGATCTGAAGGCCACCGGGGCCCGGTGCTGATGAACGGCGGGAATGTCAGCAGCGCCAGCAGCTcggatgatgacgatgatgtaATTGAGGTGAGGGGACAGTGA